A genomic window from Flavobacterium johnsoniae includes:
- a CDS encoding OprO/OprP family phosphate-selective porin, which produces MYIKKKVNNITQNLLVILFLFASFEALSQQEKDTTKLMNVRYGNKGIELETRDKKFLFQLQSRLQFRFSTPYDTDPLTYDDYSQDAKTTFKINRARLKIGGHAFEPWLKYYWEYELSQSNLLDFRIMIEKWDWLSFKVGQWKTEFTRERFISSGEQQMVERSLINRPFTVDRELGAEVYGHLKGKGIADFNYWFAALTGTGRGSTSNDDNHLMYFGRAQWNFLGRFLDFEGCDLEFHEKPTPIIAFSAITNRSPYTRFSQAGGGSLDGFEDGLPGQYRVNQWNLETAFMYRGFSWQSEWHTKEIIDKYNNDYMTVMKGYYVQAGYFFHNVFHWWPEHLEMAARHAAYRPDYSIRQNRQEESTLAFNWFFKGHKNKLTSEVSYFSFQDKTLPLEQGWRFRIQWDISL; this is translated from the coding sequence ATGTACATCAAAAAAAAAGTAAATAACATCACCCAAAATCTACTAGTGATTTTATTTTTATTTGCAAGTTTTGAAGCTCTTTCGCAACAAGAAAAAGACACAACAAAACTAATGAATGTCAGATATGGCAATAAAGGAATTGAGTTAGAAACCCGTGATAAAAAATTTCTATTTCAATTACAGAGCAGGTTACAGTTTCGTTTTTCAACTCCTTATGATACAGATCCTTTAACTTATGATGATTACAGTCAAGATGCTAAAACTACTTTTAAAATAAATCGAGCCAGACTTAAAATTGGCGGTCATGCTTTTGAACCTTGGCTTAAATATTATTGGGAATACGAATTAAGTCAGTCTAATTTGCTTGATTTTAGAATAATGATTGAAAAATGGGATTGGCTCAGTTTTAAAGTAGGACAATGGAAAACAGAATTTACACGCGAACGTTTCATTAGCAGCGGCGAACAGCAAATGGTAGAACGATCTCTTATTAATAGACCTTTTACTGTTGATAGAGAATTGGGAGCGGAAGTTTATGGGCATTTAAAAGGAAAAGGCATTGCCGATTTTAATTATTGGTTTGCGGCTTTAACAGGTACAGGACGCGGAAGCACTTCAAACGACGATAATCATCTTATGTATTTTGGACGAGCTCAATGGAATTTTTTAGGTAGATTTTTGGATTTTGAAGGCTGTGATTTAGAATTTCATGAAAAACCAACTCCAATTATTGCCTTTTCTGCTATCACTAATAGAAGTCCATACACCCGTTTCTCGCAAGCTGGAGGCGGTTCTCTAGACGGATTTGAAGACGGATTACCGGGACAATACAGAGTAAATCAATGGAATTTGGAAACTGCTTTTATGTATCGCGGATTTTCTTGGCAAAGCGAATGGCATACTAAAGAAATAATCGATAAATACAACAATGATTATATGACCGTTATGAAAGGATATTACGTTCAAGCTGGTTATTTCTTTCATAATGTTTTTCATTGGTGGCCTGAACATCTGGAAATGGCAGCTAGACATGCAGCATATAGACCAGATTATTCAATTAGACAAAATCGGCAAGAAGAATCTACATTGGCTTTTAACTGGTTCTTTAAAGGACATAAAAACAAACTAACTTCAGAAGTTAGCTATTTTAGTTTTCAAGACAAAACACTTCCGTTGGAACAAGGCTGGCGATTCAGAATACAATGGGATATTTCACTATAA